Sequence from the Ereboglobus luteus genome:
TTCCCGTTGGTGAGACGCGCGCCATTCCGCGCCGCACGGATATCATTATCGAGTGCGCGCATCCGGAAAATCTGGTTTTGACCGTCGGCAACTGGACAGGCCAGCTCACCGATCCCACAACAGGCCGGCTGATGACACGCGGACAAATCAACAAACAATAAGTCCGCCACACTTCGCTTCCGGGGGAACAATCCCCTCATTAAAAAAAACGCGCCGCTCAATCCGGCGCGTTTTTTAATGGCACGACATGTTTTGAAAAAGGAGCATTATTAGTCATGACAAACACGTTCGCATATATTTCATTTGCGTGAAATTTTTAAAAATGACGCGGACACTTTCTGTTATTATTCCTTGCTACAATGAGCGCGCGACCATTCGCACGCTTGTCGACGCCGTGCTCAACTGTGGTGTGAATCCAATCGAGATCGTCGTCGTTGACGACGGCTCGACCGATGGCACCCGCGATGTGCTCGGAAGCGAAATTGCCCCGCTCGTCTCCAAGATTGTTTACCACGAGAAAAATCAGGGCAAGGGCGCCGCGCTGCGCACGGGCTTCAAACACGCCACGGGCGATTACGTGATCGTGCAGGACGCCGACCTCGAATACGATCCGCGCGAACTTCCACTCCTCATGCAACCGCTCATCGACGGCAAGGCTGATGTTGTTTTCGGTTCGCGTTTTATGGGAGGCGCGCCCCACCGTGTGCTTTATTACTGGCACAGCCTCGGCAACCAGTTCCTCACGACACTCTCAAACATGTTCACCAACCTCAACCTCACGGACATGGAGTGCTGCTACAAAATGTTTCGTCGCGAGGTTATCCAGGAAATCGCCCT
This genomic interval carries:
- a CDS encoding glycosyltransferase family 2 protein, translated to MTRTLSVIIPCYNERATIRTLVDAVLNCGVNPIEIVVVDDGSTDGTRDVLGSEIAPLVSKIVYHEKNQGKGAALRTGFKHATGDYVIVQDADLEYDPRELPLLMQPLIDGKADVVFGSRFMGGAPHRVLYYWHSLGNQFLTTLSNMFTNLNLTDMECCYKMFRREVIQEIALEENRFGFEPEVTAKIARRQLRIYEVGVSYSGRTYAEGKKIGWRDGFRAIYAILKYNIWHRRG